The Vespula vulgaris chromosome 17, iyVesVulg1.1, whole genome shotgun sequence genome includes a window with the following:
- the LOC127070252 gene encoding uncharacterized protein LOC127070252, protein MENLGIKPEDEEEVKGSTGDEEVEGDETLVHFVSSRLSSKFLRSPEEETPRIIYKFSICYDNGNHLLKQDPLVRHSCKAQLLTEGYGTIFATYLTVDGFDVYVNTYMYIYVYIYVRLSPYCVLSMY, encoded by the exons ATG gaaaatctGGGAATCAAGCCtgaagatgaagaggaagtAAAAGGAAGTACAGGAGATGAAGAAGTTGAAG GAGATGAAACACTCGTTCATTTCGTATCGAGTCGTCTGTCGAGCAAGTTTCTACGGAGTCCAGAAGAGGAAACACccagaataatatataagttttCGATCTGTTACGATAATGGAAATCATCTTCTTAAACAAGATCCACTCGTTag GCACTCGTGCAAGGCGCAATTATTAACAGAGGGCTATGGCACTATTTTCGCTACCTACTTG acGGTAGACGGATTCGacgtatacgtaaatacatatatgtatatatatgtgtatatatatgtacgtcttTCTCCGTACTGTGTACTTTCTATGTATTAA